A genomic stretch from Marinimicrobium sp. C6131 includes:
- a CDS encoding glutathione S-transferase N-terminal domain-containing protein, with translation MSQPPIFRRWPPREPELIQLYSMNTPNGIKVAQALEEMHLPYEPHTVNILAGDQHTPEFLWINPNGKIPALYDPDGPDGRPISLMESAAILIYLAEKTGTFMPVDPDGKSACLQWLFFQMGHIGPMFGQFGHFFVYARDKCDHPYPVERYSKETQRLLGVLEQHLNNRDYMLGESFSIADMAIAPWVDCLDTFYRAGKHLKLREFPAVLRWLARCTERPSYGIARRVCDPEDRDR, from the coding sequence ATGTCCCAGCCACCCATTTTCCGTCGCTGGCCACCCCGGGAACCGGAACTGATCCAGCTTTATTCGATGAACACCCCGAACGGGATCAAGGTGGCTCAGGCGCTCGAAGAGATGCACTTGCCGTATGAACCCCATACGGTCAACATCCTGGCGGGCGATCAGCACACCCCGGAATTTCTGTGGATCAACCCCAATGGTAAAATTCCCGCACTGTACGACCCGGATGGCCCCGACGGACGCCCGATCAGCCTGATGGAGTCCGCCGCCATTCTTATTTACCTGGCGGAGAAAACCGGCACCTTCATGCCGGTAGACCCGGATGGCAAAAGTGCCTGCCTGCAGTGGCTGTTTTTCCAGATGGGCCACATCGGCCCGATGTTCGGCCAGTTCGGTCACTTCTTCGTGTACGCCCGGGACAAGTGCGACCACCCCTACCCCGTGGAACGCTACAGTAAAGAGACGCAGCGCCTGCTTGGCGTGCTGGAGCAACACCTGAATAACCGGGACTACATGTTGGGGGAGAGTTTCAGTATTGCCGATATGGCCATCGCGCCCTGGGTGGACTGCCTGGACACTTTTTACCGGGCCGGTAAACACCTGAAACTACGGGAATTCCCGGCGGTTCTGCGCTGGCTGGCACGCTGTACCGAGCGGCCCAGCTACGGCATCGCCCGCCGGGTGTGCGACCCCGAGGACCGGGATCGCTGA